A genome region from Schistocerca americana isolate TAMUIC-IGC-003095 chromosome 1, iqSchAmer2.1, whole genome shotgun sequence includes the following:
- the LOC124610377 gene encoding gustatory receptor 23a-like — protein MGIVCGQLLGSTRPPAGSEEELEELATRAGQPGVAGAVGAEVRRLQRARLALHRCARLCGLHFGPALLLAILGDFVEMTCSAYWLIILAQETDKRAEILEKLFALTNVLLRQLVVCWVCSSAADRADRAGLLLSRLQPLLRPGPAVDVLRLPMDKLRVSAMGFCDIDLHVFTATASAAVTYLVILVQFHK, from the coding sequence ATGGGCATCGTCTGTGGGCAGCTGCTGGGGAGTACCCGGCCGCCGGCGGGCAGCGAGGAAGAACTGGAGGAGCTGGCGACGCGCGCAGGACAGCCGGGTgtggcgggggcggtgggggcggaggTGCGGCGGCTGCAGCGCGCCAGGTTGGCTCTTCACCGCTGTGCTCGCCTCTGCGGTCTCCACTTCGGACCCGCACTGCTGCTGGCCATCCTGGGAGATTTCGTCGAGATGACTTGCTCTGCCTATTGGCTTATAATCCTGGCTCAAGAAACAGACAAGAGAGCGGAAATACTGGAGAAGTTATTTGCACTTACTAACGTCCTGTTACGCCAGCTGGTGGTCTGCTGGGTGTGTTCCTCGGCGGCTGACCGCGCCGACAGGGCTGGTCTACTCCTGTCGAGGCTGCAGCCGCTCCTGCGTCCCGGGCCAGCAGTCGATGTTCTGCGACTTCCAATGGACAAACTACGGGTTTCCGCTATGGGTTTTTGTGACATCGACCTTCATGTCTTCACAGCCACGGCTAGTGCAGCAGTCACTTATCTCGTGATACTTGTACAATTCCATAAGTGA